The Corynebacterium suranareeae genome window below encodes:
- a CDS encoding HNH endonuclease signature motif containing protein, producing the protein MSISTHVNAITTALHAIDNHLAALLDADGVTLEHYTPLEPDLVALEHAINHHATIAAQATALAERTNAAHTIGSTHLIDYLTTTFGLSKKGAHHRITLAHTLYPTTGKTSSSTSGESGSDTDSGGDSGDSGGDDPDPEPNPGDTGTGNDTDGNDQPDGGSGGSGGKSQISAEKHAIITEELTHLNPNTTPSYDQLRHQALTHAIWRTPEDLRTWLRNQIRTANNAHPDRITAMSKRYLAFSKPDANNMVRISGLIPATTAALIAANTAPLTKRGNLVDTPPADDTRSRGQRHADALHHIMEIYNQGIVTPARGGTASIIISMTTDDINDINTTDPTNSNGGSSPLNKLYPTNTGYALNLAEIMNLIAAKYDFAVLLDGPTGQALNVNRMQRSANLMQRIALFASELVCSAPHCDRPQLECEVHHLDPWVKGGLTNLVNLTQQCYNHHPRIDDSRSGVNGKGYMDRDPDTGRAAHYPADGSGPVCNRSAASDSSGGAWARRKHHGPPPHHQPPHHPPPDPPGPPDDVPGDVSSPAVDTLF; encoded by the coding sequence ATGAGCATTAGCACCCACGTCAACGCAATCACCACCGCACTACACGCCATCGATAATCACCTGGCAGCACTACTAGACGCTGACGGTGTCACCCTCGAGCACTACACACCCCTCGAGCCAGACCTTGTAGCACTCGAACACGCCATCAACCACCACGCCACCATCGCAGCACAAGCCACAGCACTGGCAGAACGCACCAACGCCGCCCACACCATCGGCTCCACCCACCTCATCGACTACCTCACCACCACCTTCGGCCTATCAAAAAAAGGCGCCCACCACCGCATCACCCTCGCCCACACCCTCTACCCCACCACAGGCAAAACCAGCAGTAGCACCAGTGGTGAAAGTGGCAGCGATACTGACTCCGGTGGTGATTCTGGGGATTCCGGTGGTGATGACCCTGACCCAGAACCCAACCCAGGGGATACCGGTACAGGCAATGACACTGATGGCAATGACCAGCCCGATGGTGGCTCAGGTGGCTCAGGTGGCAAGTCGCAGATCAGCGCGGAAAAACACGCCATCATCACCGAAGAACTCACCCACCTCAACCCCAATACCACACCCAGCTACGACCAGCTGCGCCACCAAGCACTCACCCACGCCATCTGGCGCACCCCAGAAGACCTACGCACCTGGCTACGCAACCAAATACGCACAGCTAACAACGCTCACCCCGATCGCATCACCGCGATGAGCAAACGCTACCTGGCGTTTAGTAAACCCGATGCCAACAACATGGTCCGCATCAGCGGCCTGATCCCTGCTACCACCGCAGCACTAATCGCAGCGAACACCGCACCCTTAACCAAACGCGGCAACCTGGTCGATACCCCACCAGCAGACGATACCCGCAGCCGTGGACAACGCCATGCTGACGCACTGCACCACATCATGGAGATCTACAACCAAGGCATTGTTACCCCAGCACGCGGTGGCACAGCCAGCATCATCATCTCCATGACCACCGATGACATCAACGACATCAACACCACCGACCCCACTAACAGTAATGGTGGTAGCAGCCCACTGAACAAGCTGTACCCCACCAACACCGGGTACGCACTCAACCTGGCAGAAATCATGAATCTGATCGCTGCGAAATACGACTTCGCTGTGCTGCTTGATGGACCAACCGGGCAAGCGTTGAATGTTAACCGGATGCAACGCTCAGCGAATCTCATGCAGCGGATTGCGTTGTTCGCCTCAGAGTTAGTGTGTAGTGCCCCGCATTGTGATCGCCCGCAGTTAGAGTGCGAGGTTCATCATCTTGACCCGTGGGTTAAAGGTGGGTTGACCAACCTGGTGAACTTAACCCAGCAGTGTTATAACCATCATCCCCGTATTGATGATTCACGTAGTGGGGTCAATGGGAAAGGCTATATGGACCGCGATCCTGATACAGGTCGGGCAGCGCATTATCCTGCGGATGGTTCAGGTCCGGTGTGTAACCGCTCTGCTGCATCAGATAGTTCAGGTGGTGCGTGGGCGAGACGTAAACACCACGGCCCACCACCACACCACCAACCACCACACCACCCACCACCGGATCCACCAGGACCACCAGACGATGTACCGGGTGATGTGTCTAGTCCTGCTGTCGATACCCTGTTTTAG
- the urtE gene encoding urea ABC transporter ATP-binding subunit UrtE produces the protein MLEISNICAGYGRTEVLHSLSISTGNSGILSILGHNGAGKSTLLRAAVGLIKPTSGSVKLFGQDVTSTSTHERVKLGMAYVPQGQQSFTQLSCMENLQVVADLQGRAGRERIAEALDRFPALTQVLDRQAGLLSGGQRQQLAIARALITAPKILLLDEPTEGIQPSVVAEIQRTIIDLANDGMSIVLVEQNIGFALEAASNYAIVARGQVVATGQGGETTVEKQEKVRESLAI, from the coding sequence ATGCTTGAAATTTCTAATATATGTGCAGGTTATGGGCGCACCGAGGTGTTGCATTCGCTATCTATTTCAACAGGCAACAGCGGGATTTTGTCCATCCTTGGGCATAATGGCGCGGGCAAATCCACGTTGCTGCGCGCGGCAGTTGGGCTGATCAAGCCGACCTCTGGATCGGTGAAATTGTTTGGCCAGGATGTCACCTCGACCTCCACGCACGAGCGGGTTAAATTGGGCATGGCTTATGTGCCGCAGGGGCAGCAATCCTTTACCCAGCTTAGCTGCATGGAAAATTTACAGGTCGTCGCTGATTTGCAAGGGCGTGCGGGCCGGGAGCGAATCGCCGAGGCACTAGATCGTTTCCCGGCGCTAACGCAGGTGCTTGACCGCCAAGCGGGGCTGCTTTCCGGTGGTCAGCGCCAGCAGCTCGCGATCGCCCGCGCGCTGATCACGGCGCCAAAGATTTTGCTTCTCGACGAACCCACCGAGGGAATCCAACCATCGGTGGTTGCTGAAATCCAGCGAACCATTATTGATTTAGCTAATGATGGAATGAGCATTGTCCTGGTTGAGCAAAATATTGGTTTTGCGTTGGAGGCCGCCAGTAATTACGCCATTGTTGCCAGAGGCCAGGTTGTGGCAACAGGCCAAGGTGGCGAAACCACGGTGGAAAAGCAAGAGAAGGTGCGTGAGTCGTTAGCTATCTAG
- the urtB gene encoding urea ABC transporter permease subunit UrtB, with amino-acid sequence MDILFNQLVAGLSVGSVLLLVAVGLSLTFGQMGVINMAHGEFIMVGAYTAFVVQLVVGAAGISLLVSIPLAFIIGGLFGVVLEQFLLRYLYHRPLDTLLATFGIGLILQQVARDIFGAPAVDVRAPEFLRGNVEIFGVLVPTARLFILALAIASVTALAIFLNRTAWGRRIRAVVLNRDLAETTGIDTRATDRMTFFVGSGLAGIAGVAITLIGATGPTIGQNYIVDAFLVVAAGGIGRVKGAVIMAFALGIMQAFVEYTTGASLAKFIVLIAVVAFLQFRPQGLFQTQTRSLV; translated from the coding sequence ATGGATATTTTATTTAATCAGCTGGTCGCAGGGCTTTCAGTCGGCTCCGTGCTGCTGCTTGTCGCCGTAGGTTTGTCCCTGACGTTTGGGCAAATGGGCGTGATCAATATGGCGCATGGTGAATTCATCATGGTTGGTGCCTATACCGCGTTTGTTGTTCAACTTGTTGTGGGGGCTGCTGGAATCTCGCTGCTGGTCAGTATTCCCTTGGCCTTTATCATTGGTGGGCTTTTCGGAGTGGTCCTGGAGCAGTTCTTGCTTCGCTACCTGTACCACCGGCCGCTAGATACGCTGTTGGCCACCTTTGGAATTGGTTTGATACTGCAGCAAGTGGCACGTGATATTTTCGGCGCTCCCGCAGTCGATGTTCGGGCCCCTGAGTTTTTGCGTGGAAACGTTGAAATCTTCGGTGTCCTGGTTCCCACAGCACGATTGTTTATTTTGGCTCTGGCCATTGCCTCGGTTACCGCACTGGCTATTTTTCTCAACCGAACAGCGTGGGGCCGACGCATCCGCGCAGTGGTGCTCAACCGTGACTTGGCAGAAACCACAGGCATTGATACCCGCGCGACCGACCGTATGACTTTCTTCGTGGGATCTGGACTAGCCGGAATCGCTGGTGTTGCCATCACTTTGATCGGGGCGACTGGCCCCACAATTGGCCAAAACTACATTGTGGATGCATTCCTTGTTGTTGCCGCCGGTGGCATTGGGCGCGTCAAAGGTGCCGTGATCATGGCGTTTGCTCTGGGCATAATGCAGGCCTTTGTGGAATATACGACAGGGGCGAGCCTAGCTAAGTTCATTGTCCTTATCGCGGTGGTTGCTTTCTTGCAGTTTAGGCCTCAAGGACTTTTCCAAACTCAAACTAGGAGCCTCGTATGA
- a CDS encoding NAD(P)H-dependent flavin oxidoreductase encodes MSILDSLKTPVIVAPMAGGPSTPALVNAAAEAGSLGFLAGGVMPVEQLKQELAEVKGVFGVNLFRPQSDTPKPSDIDELAGLLSSPFRQYGLNEPTVPTPDLTNGWEEKFAAVLGAKPAVFSCTFGIFSSEEFAQIKDAGIEAWVTVTNPEDAVTAQKAGADALVVQGPEAGGHRSTWTIGEEPDERDLATLIQAVKQAGVEIPLIAAGGLSTASDVAAILDKGASAASCGSAFLLSPEAGTSALNREILDAAPALGLESVSSRAFSGRFARGVETQFTRSNEGLPPLYPYLNPMITSLRKAAGSAGNWDYAYCLVGVGLESIAKTSAKQILESLTPSALS; translated from the coding sequence ATGAGTATCCTCGACAGTTTAAAAACTCCTGTTATTGTCGCTCCGATGGCGGGCGGACCGTCTACTCCGGCGCTGGTTAATGCAGCTGCTGAGGCTGGTTCTTTGGGTTTCTTAGCTGGTGGTGTAATGCCGGTTGAGCAGCTAAAACAAGAGCTAGCGGAGGTAAAAGGTGTTTTTGGGGTCAATCTTTTTCGGCCTCAAAGCGATACGCCAAAACCATCGGATATTGATGAGCTAGCGGGGTTGCTCTCTTCACCGTTTCGGCAGTACGGACTTAATGAACCCACCGTGCCCACGCCCGATTTAACAAATGGGTGGGAGGAGAAATTCGCTGCGGTGCTTGGTGCGAAACCCGCTGTTTTTTCCTGTACATTTGGCATTTTTAGCTCGGAAGAATTCGCGCAGATTAAAGATGCAGGCATTGAGGCGTGGGTGACGGTGACTAACCCTGAAGATGCTGTGACAGCGCAAAAAGCGGGTGCCGATGCGCTTGTTGTTCAAGGACCAGAAGCAGGCGGGCATCGCTCCACTTGGACTATCGGTGAGGAACCAGATGAGCGCGACCTCGCAACCCTTATCCAGGCGGTAAAGCAGGCCGGTGTGGAGATCCCACTTATTGCAGCTGGTGGTCTATCAACCGCTTCCGATGTGGCAGCAATCCTGGACAAAGGAGCTAGCGCCGCTTCTTGTGGTTCGGCGTTTTTGCTCAGCCCCGAAGCGGGGACTAGTGCCTTAAACCGTGAGATTTTAGATGCTGCTCCGGCGCTTGGTTTGGAATCGGTGTCATCACGCGCCTTTTCTGGACGTTTTGCCAGGGGAGTGGAAACACAATTTACAAGATCGAATGAGGGGTTACCCCCGTTGTACCCGTACCTCAACCCAATGATCACATCTTTGCGAAAGGCGGCGGGTAGTGCAGGGAACTGGGATTACGCCTACTGCCTGGTCGGAGTGGGCCTGGAATCGATTGCAAAGACAAGCGCGAAACAGATACTTGAATCATTGACACCTTCCGCTTTGAGCTAG
- the urtD gene encoding urea ABC transporter ATP-binding protein UrtD, whose amino-acid sequence MSLEITNLKVAFGSFIAVNEISFQVLPGDVHFLIGANGAGKTTCIDAISGLAPGQGSVSLDGTEILGTPVHRIARMGVGRTFQTASVFEELSVLQNLDIACGIHRPLRALLGVRHQINPRIEHALDVTGLDHLVNAQAGTLSHGQKQWLEIAMLLVQDAQVLMLDEPVAGMSEEERIATGELLQKVAHGRIVLVVEHDMEFMRRFATRVTVMNRGQILCEGSVDEIQANPDVQSIYLGTAGK is encoded by the coding sequence ATGAGCCTTGAAATTACCAACCTCAAAGTTGCTTTCGGATCTTTTATCGCCGTAAATGAGATCAGTTTCCAAGTACTTCCCGGTGATGTACATTTTCTTATCGGAGCCAACGGTGCAGGAAAAACTACCTGTATCGATGCCATCAGCGGGTTAGCGCCGGGGCAAGGGTCAGTGAGTTTGGATGGCACGGAGATTCTAGGAACCCCGGTTCATCGCATCGCACGAATGGGTGTGGGACGTACATTCCAAACAGCCAGTGTTTTTGAAGAGTTGTCGGTTTTACAAAATTTGGACATTGCGTGCGGGATTCACCGTCCTTTGCGTGCACTGTTGGGAGTGCGGCACCAGATCAACCCACGCATTGAACATGCTTTGGATGTCACTGGTCTTGATCATCTTGTTAATGCGCAGGCGGGCACCCTTTCGCATGGGCAGAAGCAGTGGTTGGAAATCGCGATGCTGTTGGTCCAAGACGCTCAAGTGCTCATGCTCGATGAGCCGGTGGCCGGCATGAGTGAGGAGGAACGCATTGCAACAGGTGAGCTTTTACAGAAGGTGGCTCATGGTCGCATCGTCTTAGTTGTTGAGCACGACATGGAATTTATGCGCCGGTTTGCCACTCGCGTCACTGTGATGAATCGCGGCCAGATCTTGTGTGAAGGCTCGGTTGATGAGATCCAGGCGAATCCAGATGTGCAGTCTATTTATTTAGGTACCGCAGGGAAGTGA
- the urtA gene encoding urea ABC transporter substrate-binding protein, producing the protein MTRLIGKQVLTITAVSAMTLALASCTRAVDATSADGTASNTAASCVDTSGDTIKIGFINSLSGTMAISETTVNQSLHMAADEINAAGGVLGKQLVISEEDGASEPATFAERSQRLIQQECVAAVFGGWTSASRKAMLPVFEGNNSLLFYPVQYEGMESSPNIFYTGATTNQQIIPALDYLRENGLNRLFLVGSDYVFPRTANSIIKDYAEANGMEIVGEDYAPLGSTDFTTIANRMRDSNADAVFNTLNGDSNVAFFRQYNSLGFNADTLPVMSVSIAEEEVGGIGTANIEGQLVAWDYYQTVDTPENATFVENFKELYGQDRVTSDPMEAAYTSLYLWKEMVEKADSFEVAAIQEAADGTTFAAPEGTVVVDGDNNHISKTPRIGRIRPDGLIDTIWETDSPVDPDPFLSSYDWANTTSATS; encoded by the coding sequence ATGACCCGTCTCATTGGTAAACAAGTACTCACCATCACGGCCGTCTCAGCAATGACGCTGGCCTTGGCATCATGCACCCGCGCAGTGGATGCAACCTCCGCAGATGGAACCGCGAGCAACACCGCTGCTTCCTGTGTGGATACATCCGGTGACACCATCAAGATCGGTTTCATCAACTCCTTGTCTGGAACCATGGCAATCTCTGAAACCACCGTCAATCAGTCTCTGCACATGGCTGCCGATGAAATCAACGCAGCCGGCGGTGTCCTGGGTAAACAACTGGTGATTTCTGAAGAAGACGGCGCCAGCGAACCCGCCACCTTTGCCGAGCGTTCCCAGCGCCTCATCCAACAAGAATGTGTTGCAGCGGTGTTCGGTGGCTGGACGTCCGCCTCCCGCAAAGCAATGCTTCCAGTCTTTGAGGGCAATAACTCCTTGCTGTTTTACCCAGTGCAGTACGAGGGCATGGAATCTTCGCCAAATATTTTCTACACCGGTGCTACCACCAACCAGCAGATCATTCCTGCCCTTGACTATTTGCGCGAAAACGGCCTCAACCGCCTGTTCCTCGTTGGTTCAGACTATGTTTTCCCACGCACTGCCAACTCGATTATCAAGGACTACGCAGAAGCCAACGGCATGGAAATCGTCGGGGAAGATTACGCACCTTTGGGATCTACTGACTTCACCACGATTGCCAACCGCATGCGCGATTCCAACGCCGACGCCGTGTTTAACACCCTCAACGGTGATTCGAACGTGGCATTTTTCCGCCAGTACAACAGCCTTGGATTCAACGCCGACACGCTACCTGTGATGTCCGTATCCATTGCTGAGGAAGAAGTCGGTGGCATTGGCACTGCCAATATCGAAGGCCAACTGGTGGCGTGGGACTACTACCAAACAGTGGATACACCAGAAAATGCGACCTTTGTGGAGAACTTCAAGGAGCTTTACGGCCAGGATCGTGTGACCTCTGATCCGATGGAAGCTGCCTACACCAGCCTGTACCTCTGGAAAGAAATGGTAGAAAAGGCCGACTCCTTTGAGGTCGCTGCAATTCAGGAAGCCGCCGATGGAACGACCTTTGCCGCACCGGAAGGAACCGTGGTGGTTGATGGGGATAACAACCACATCTCAAAGACCCCGCGCATTGGTCGAATTCGCCCTGATGGATTGATCGACACCATTTGGGAAACAGATTCTCCCGTTGATCCTGATCCGTTCTTATCGTCCTACGACTGGGCTAACACTACCTCCGCTACGTCTTAA
- a CDS encoding DUF2199 domain-containing protein: MKPGHYYCGHCGETHFGAPALNLKFPDPVIEALERGDRVSTGSSVCQILYPKPKRHFIKSNIEIPIDGGKKKLDYGGWVEVEHADLITYLNYRNGMRKVRLPGLLASKFPGLEDSYGTPVLLTVKHEDFYPHFQPLEETSSMYQDFTNGISSREADLRINSWFLAIHGYVH; the protein is encoded by the coding sequence ATGAAACCAGGCCACTACTACTGCGGGCACTGTGGAGAAACTCATTTCGGGGCTCCAGCACTCAATCTAAAATTCCCGGATCCCGTCATCGAAGCCCTGGAACGTGGTGATCGAGTTTCTACAGGATCTTCCGTCTGTCAAATTTTATACCCGAAGCCTAAACGCCATTTCATCAAATCTAATATCGAAATTCCCATCGATGGCGGTAAGAAAAAGCTTGATTATGGCGGCTGGGTTGAAGTTGAACATGCCGATTTAATCACCTATCTCAATTACCGCAACGGGATGAGAAAGGTTCGCCTCCCTGGACTTCTCGCCAGTAAGTTCCCTGGACTAGAAGATTCGTACGGGACGCCAGTTCTATTGACGGTAAAGCATGAGGACTTCTATCCTCATTTCCAGCCACTGGAGGAAACATCAAGCATGTACCAAGACTTCACCAATGGAATTTCTTCAAGGGAAGCTGACCTAAGAATCAACAGCTGGTTCCTTGCGATCCACGGGTACGTGCATTAA
- the pth gene encoding aminoacyl-tRNA hydrolase: MTPVSFLSKIQALFSPKPALPSANWLVVGLGNPGAKYESTRHNVGYMCQDMLIDAHQQSPLTPITGYKALTTQLAPEVLAVRSTTFMNHSGQGVAPLAKALGIPPERIIVIHDELDLPAGKVRLKMGGNENGHNGLKSLTQELGTRDYVRVRIGISRPPAGMAVPDYVLEPVDHDQPGIALAAEAVDIVVEKGLSAAQNSIHSR, encoded by the coding sequence ATGACTCCCGTGAGTTTTTTGTCTAAAATCCAAGCACTCTTTTCCCCAAAACCCGCGCTTCCAAGCGCAAACTGGCTGGTTGTAGGCCTCGGCAACCCAGGTGCCAAATACGAATCCACCCGGCACAACGTCGGCTATATGTGCCAAGACATGCTTATCGACGCCCACCAGCAGTCACCTCTTACCCCCATCACGGGCTACAAGGCCCTCACAACCCAGCTTGCACCTGAGGTGCTCGCCGTGCGCTCTACTACCTTCATGAACCACTCCGGTCAGGGAGTAGCACCACTTGCTAAAGCTTTAGGTATTCCACCTGAGCGCATCATTGTCATCCACGATGAACTTGACCTCCCAGCTGGTAAAGTGCGGTTAAAAATGGGCGGAAATGAAAACGGACACAACGGATTAAAATCCCTGACCCAAGAACTAGGGACCAGGGATTATGTGCGGGTGCGCATTGGCATTTCACGTCCTCCTGCCGGAATGGCGGTGCCTGACTATGTGCTTGAACCTGTCGATCATGACCAGCCGGGCATCGCACTAGCTGCAGAGGCCGTAGACATAGTGGTGGAAAAGGGCTTATCTGCTGCCCAAAATTCCATCCATAGCCGCTAG
- a CDS encoding peptide chain release factor 3, giving the protein MSTANSATTATTAAEAHRRRTFAVIAHPDAGKSTLTEALALHAHIISEAGATHGKAGRKATVSDWMEMEKDRGISIASSALQFEYAPEGHEGEPFMINLVDTPGHADFSEDTYRVLMAVDAAVMLIDAAKGLEPQTLQLFRVCKARGLPIITVINKWDRVGRTPLELVDEIVKEIELQPTPLFWPVGEAGDFRGLARINNDGEAEEYIHFTRTAGGSTIAPENFYTPEEATEREGEVWENATEEAELLAADGAVHDQELFLNCTTSPLIFASAMLNFGVHQILDTLCQLAPSPAGRDADPKALEAATSAMDEHRDTTDDFSGVVFKVQAGMDKNHRDTLAFMRVVSGEFDRGMQVTHSQSGRSFSTKYALTVFGRTRSTVETAFPGDIVGLVNAGALAPGDTIYEGRKIQYPPMPKFAPEHFRILRAKSLGKYKQFRKALEQLDSEGVVQILKNDLRGDANPVMAAVGPMQFEVMQARMEVEYNVETVADPIPYTVARRTTAETAPELAKQRGVEIFTRTDGELIALFSDKWRLSFIEKEHPDFVLESLVAE; this is encoded by the coding sequence ATGAGCACCGCCAATTCCGCCACCACTGCCACAACCGCCGCAGAGGCGCACCGCCGCAGAACATTCGCCGTAATCGCACACCCCGACGCCGGTAAATCCACCCTGACCGAGGCATTGGCGCTGCACGCACACATCATCTCCGAAGCCGGCGCCACACACGGCAAAGCAGGACGCAAAGCGACAGTCTCCGACTGGATGGAAATGGAAAAAGACCGCGGCATCTCCATCGCCTCGTCCGCACTCCAATTCGAGTACGCACCAGAAGGCCACGAAGGCGAACCCTTCATGATCAACCTCGTTGACACCCCAGGTCACGCCGACTTCTCCGAAGACACCTACCGCGTGCTTATGGCCGTCGACGCCGCCGTCATGCTTATCGACGCCGCCAAAGGACTTGAACCCCAAACCCTCCAACTCTTCCGCGTCTGCAAAGCCCGCGGACTGCCGATCATCACCGTGATCAACAAATGGGACCGCGTCGGCCGCACCCCACTCGAGCTCGTCGACGAAATCGTCAAAGAAATCGAACTCCAACCAACCCCACTATTCTGGCCAGTCGGTGAAGCCGGCGACTTCCGAGGACTTGCCCGCATCAACAACGACGGCGAAGCCGAAGAATACATCCACTTCACCCGCACCGCCGGCGGCTCCACCATCGCCCCAGAAAACTTCTACACCCCAGAAGAAGCCACCGAACGCGAAGGCGAAGTCTGGGAAAACGCCACCGAAGAAGCCGAACTCCTCGCCGCCGACGGCGCTGTCCACGACCAAGAACTCTTCCTCAACTGCACCACCTCCCCACTGATCTTCGCCTCCGCGATGCTCAACTTCGGCGTCCACCAAATCCTGGACACCCTCTGCCAACTCGCACCATCGCCCGCCGGCCGCGACGCCGACCCCAAAGCACTTGAAGCCGCCACCTCCGCAATGGATGAGCACCGCGACACCACCGATGATTTCTCTGGCGTCGTATTCAAAGTGCAAGCCGGCATGGACAAAAACCACCGCGACACCCTCGCCTTCATGCGCGTAGTCTCCGGCGAATTCGACCGCGGCATGCAAGTCACCCACTCCCAATCCGGCCGCAGCTTCTCCACCAAATACGCCCTCACCGTCTTCGGCCGCACCCGCTCCACCGTCGAAACTGCCTTCCCTGGCGACATCGTCGGCCTCGTCAACGCCGGCGCACTCGCACCAGGCGACACCATCTACGAAGGCCGAAAAATCCAATACCCACCAATGCCGAAGTTCGCCCCAGAGCACTTCCGCATCCTGCGCGCCAAATCACTTGGCAAATACAAGCAGTTCCGCAAAGCCCTCGAGCAGCTGGATTCCGAAGGCGTTGTCCAGATCCTCAAAAACGACCTGCGCGGCGACGCCAACCCAGTCATGGCTGCGGTCGGTCCGATGCAGTTCGAAGTGATGCAGGCCCGCATGGAAGTGGAATACAACGTCGAAACGGTTGCCGACCCAATTCCTTACACCGTCGCCCGCCGCACAACTGCCGAAACCGCACCTGAACTGGCGAAGCAGCGCGGCGTGGAAATCTTCACCCGCACCGACGGAGAGCTGATTGCCCTGTTCAGCGACAAGTGGCGCCTGTCCTTCATCGAGAAGGAGCACCCTGATTTCGTGCTGGAGTCGCTGGTAGCTGAGTAA
- the urtC gene encoding urea ABC transporter permease subunit UrtC produces MSIQLKKPAKKSVKPKLSVVNAPTLRVAALGLAGLAAVLLCAPLFLSTFQLTLMSRLVCYAIVAVGIGLAWGRGGMLTLGQGVFFGIGAYIMAMHMLFSDAQLFGGAPVPAWWSIFAHPAIALAAVLVVPGILAFVIGFSIFKRRIKGAYFAIVNQALAAAVVVLLVGQQDSLGGSNGLSGFRSFMGFAVYDPINRIMFYFTAVAVLLGLVAISYWLMRSRYGELLVATRDAEERVRFLGYDPALIKTAAYVIAAMIAGIAGALFVPIVGIISPAEIGVVPSIVFVIAVAAGGRASLFGPVIGALVLGWVESSLAQTFPSMWSYFQGAILVIVIVLLPGGIASITFKRSRKATQS; encoded by the coding sequence ATGAGCATCCAATTGAAAAAACCCGCAAAAAAGAGCGTGAAGCCGAAACTTAGCGTCGTTAATGCTCCCACGCTGCGCGTGGCTGCGCTGGGCCTGGCCGGACTCGCCGCTGTGTTGCTGTGCGCCCCGCTGTTTTTGTCTACTTTTCAGCTGACGTTGATGTCGCGGTTGGTGTGTTATGCCATCGTGGCAGTCGGAATCGGCTTGGCCTGGGGTAGGGGTGGAATGCTCACCTTGGGCCAGGGCGTGTTCTTTGGAATTGGTGCGTACATCATGGCGATGCACATGCTGTTTAGTGATGCGCAACTTTTTGGCGGCGCGCCTGTTCCAGCATGGTGGTCCATTTTTGCCCATCCAGCTATCGCACTTGCTGCGGTGCTTGTAGTTCCCGGAATCCTAGCTTTTGTTATTGGGTTTTCCATTTTCAAACGACGCATCAAAGGTGCCTACTTCGCGATCGTGAACCAGGCATTAGCCGCAGCCGTTGTGGTGTTGCTGGTTGGTCAGCAAGATTCACTCGGAGGTTCCAATGGTTTATCGGGTTTTAGATCGTTTATGGGGTTCGCGGTTTATGACCCCATCAACCGCATCATGTTTTACTTCACGGCAGTCGCGGTCCTCCTGGGGTTGGTGGCTATCTCATATTGGCTCATGCGCAGCCGCTATGGAGAATTGCTCGTGGCCACTAGAGATGCCGAAGAACGCGTGCGATTTTTAGGTTATGATCCCGCGCTGATCAAGACAGCAGCGTACGTGATTGCCGCAATGATTGCAGGTATTGCCGGCGCACTATTTGTTCCGATCGTGGGCATTATTTCCCCAGCTGAAATCGGTGTGGTTCCGTCCATCGTGTTTGTTATCGCGGTGGCTGCTGGTGGCAGGGCCTCACTTTTTGGACCCGTAATTGGTGCCCTTGTTTTGGGGTGGGTGGAATCTAGCTTGGCCCAAACATTTCCCAGCATGTGGTCGTATTTCCAAGGCGCAATCTTGGTCATCGTCATCGTTTTGCTTCCGGGTGGAATCGCATCAATAACATTTAAACGCAGCAGAAAGGCCACGCAATCATGA